CGGCCCTGCGCGACCTGACCCTGCGGGTCTACGGCCGGGCCGAGGAGATCGCCCGCGAGCGGGGCATCCTGCTCGCCGACACCAAGTTCGAGTTCGGCCTCGTCCCCGGTGGCGACGGCCGGATCGTCCTCGCCGACGAGGTGCTCACCCCCGACTCCTCGCGGTACTGGCCGGCCGACGATTGGCGACCCGGCCGCGCGCAGCCGTCGTACGACAAGCAGATCGTGCGCAACTGGGCCCTCTCGCCCGAGAGCGGTTGGGACAAGGCCTCGGGGGAGGCCCCGCCGCCGCTTCCCGCCGAGGTGGTCGAGCGCACCCGCAGCCGCTACCTCGAGGCCTACGAGCTCCTCACCGGCGAGCGGTTCTGACCCGCCCGGGCGGTGCCATTCGGGCGGGGCGCGCGGGGCAGTAACACGCTGTCCACCGCACTCCCCGGCGGTTGTCCGCGTCGTTCCGGTCGAGATCGGCGCCTTCCTGCGGAGAAGTGGAGGCCAGTGCGGTGGACGGCGTGTTACTTGCCGGGGCGACCGGCTAGTCCCGCGCCCGACCGCTCCGGCGAGCCCCTGGGCCCACGACCGATGACCGGACTCACGTCCGGCCAGTAGTTTGTGCGCATGACGAACCTCGCCGAGTTCCTCGAGAACAGCGCCCAGAACTTTCCCGACCGCACCGCGATCGTCTTCGGGGACACGCGACTGTCCTATCCGCAGGTCGACGGCGCGGCCAACCAGGTCGCCAACCTCCTGGTCTCGCGCGGGATCAAGCCCGGCGACAAGGTCGCGCTGAGCTGCCCGAACCTGCCGTACTTCACGATCATCTACTTCGGCATCCTCAAGGCCGGCGCGACCGTCGTCCCGCTCAACGTGCTGCTCAAGGGCCGCGAGGTCGCCTACCACCTCGGCGACTCGGACGCGAAGGCCTACTTCGCCTTCCAGGGCACGCCGGAGCTCGCGATCGGCGCCGAGGCGTACGCCGGCTTCCAGGAGGACCGCGACAAGGGCGGCTGCGAGCACTTCTTCGTCATCACCGCCGACCCGACCGCGCCGTCGCCGATCGAGGGCACCGAGACCTTCGGTCAGGCGCTCGCCGGTCAGGCGCCGACCTTCGACACGGTCGCCGTGGACGACGACGACACCGCCGTCATCCTCTACACCTCCGGCACCACCGGCCAGCCCAAGGGCGCCGAGCTGCGGCACCGCAACATGCGCGACAACGCGCTGTCCGGCACGGACCTGTTCGGGGCCGACCCCGCCCGCCCGGACACCTACCTGTGCGTGCTGCCGCTGTTCCACTCCTTCGGCCAGACCGTCATCCAGAACGGCGGCTTCGCCTTCGGCGGCACCGTCGTGATGCTGCCGCGCTTCGAGGCCGCGCCCGCCATCGGTCTGATGCTCAAGGAGAAGGTCACCTTCTTCGCCGGCGTCCCGACGATGTACTGGGGGCTGCTCAACGCGCTCGACGACAGCGTCGACGTGAAGACGCTCGCCGCCCACCTGCGGGTCGCGGTCGCCGGCGGCGCGGCGCTCCCGGTCGAGGTGCACCACCAGTTCGAGGAGCGCTTCGGCGTCACCATCCTCGAGGGCTACGGCCTCTCCGAGACCTCGCCGGTGGCGAGCTTCTCGCCGTTCGGCTCACCGGTGCGCGTCGGCTCGATCGGCACGCCGATCCCCGGTGTCGAGATGAAGCTGCTCGTGCCTGAGACCTGGGACGAGGTCACCGACCCGGACGGCATCGGCGAGATCGCCATCAAGGGCCACAACATCATGAAGGGCTACTACAAGCGGCCCGACGCCACCGCCGAGGCGATCGACGCCGACGGCTGG
This region of Nocardioides sp. L-11A genomic DNA includes:
- a CDS encoding long-chain fatty acid--CoA ligase, giving the protein MTNLAEFLENSAQNFPDRTAIVFGDTRLSYPQVDGAANQVANLLVSRGIKPGDKVALSCPNLPYFTIIYFGILKAGATVVPLNVLLKGREVAYHLGDSDAKAYFAFQGTPELAIGAEAYAGFQEDRDKGGCEHFFVITADPTAPSPIEGTETFGQALAGQAPTFDTVAVDDDDTAVILYTSGTTGQPKGAELRHRNMRDNALSGTDLFGADPARPDTYLCVLPLFHSFGQTVIQNGGFAFGGTVVMLPRFEAAPAIGLMLKEKVTFFAGVPTMYWGLLNALDDSVDVKTLAAHLRVAVAGGAALPVEVHHQFEERFGVTILEGYGLSETSPVASFSPFGSPVRVGSIGTPIPGVEMKLLVPETWDEVTDPDGIGEIAIKGHNIMKGYYKRPDATAEAIDADGWFRSGDLGRKDADGWYYIVDRSKDMIIRGGFNVYPREIEEVLLTHPAVSLAAVIGVPHESHGEEIKAFVILKPGASATPEEIVAWGKEQMAAYKYPRIVEIVEALPMTATGKILKRELS